A stretch of Triticum aestivum cultivar Chinese Spring chromosome 1D, IWGSC CS RefSeq v2.1, whole genome shotgun sequence DNA encodes these proteins:
- the LOC123165985 gene encoding protein SRC2-like, giving the protein MAYRVLEVTLISAKDLKKVTLFSKMRVYAVVSISGGDPRTPTHRTHSDRHGGRNPMWHAPLRFPIPTAADPRGLALHVLLRAERSFGDRDVGEVVVPVQDLVAVAPPAGEHRHLSYQVRSPMSGRKRGVLHISYSLSDAPAPTAAAPGDAQYMQTNAAAKAGADRVTAYPPYHHQQHAVPPYGYNPPYGYAGASYGYGPAAAAPYGYGASSAAAARQDGGVGMGSGFGMGLLGAAVGGMMMGLGEGVGEIIADSDMSLDGCF; this is encoded by the coding sequence ATGGCGTACCGGGTGCTGGAGGTGACGCTGATCTCGGCCAAGGACCTGAAGAAGGTGACGCTGTTCTCCAAGATGCGCGTGTACGCGGTGGTGTCCATCTCCGGCGGCGACCCGAGGACGCCGACGCACAGGACGCACTCGGACCGGCACGGCGGCCGGAACCCCATGTGGCACGCGCCGCTGCGGTTCCCCATCCCGACCGCCGCCGACCCGCGGGGGCTGGCGCTGCACGTGCTCCTCCGCGCCGAGCGCTCCTTCGGCGACCGCGACGTCGGCGAGGTGGTGGTGCCGGTGCAGGACCTCGTCGCCGTCGCACCACCCGCCGGCGAGCACCGGCACCTCAGCTACCAGGTGCGCAGCCCGATGAGCGGGCGGAAGCGCGGCGTGCTCCACATCTCCTACAGCCTCTCCGACGCGCCTgcgccgacggcggcggcgccgggcgacgCGCAGTACATGCAGACGAACGCGGCGGCCAAGGCCGGCGCCGACCGGGTGACCGCGTACCCGCCGTACCACCACCAGCAGCACGCCGTGCCGCCCTACGGCTACAACCCCCCGTACGGGTACGCGGGGGCGTCGTACGGCTACGGCCCCGCCGCGGCCGCTCCCTACGGGTACGGCGCGTCGTCCGCCGCGGCGGCCAGGCAAGACGGAGGCGTCGGGATGGGCTCCGGGTTCGGGATGGGGCTCCTCGGCGCGGCGGTCGGCGGGATGATGATGGGCCTCGGCGAGGGCGTGGGCGAGATCATCGCCGACTCGGACATGAGCCTGGACGGCTGCTTCTGA